In Toxoplasma gondii ME49 chromosome VIII, whole genome shotgun sequence, a single genomic region encodes these proteins:
- a CDS encoding adenylate and guanylate cyclase catalytic domain-containing protein (encoded by transcript TGME49_230555~Predicted trans-membrane domain (TMHMM2.0):47-67:81-104:110-133), with product MSNRDCVRTNLNKENDGPVHSETDALMTEGKPQESLRDRLAGILKHENPVGMTVLVISTLNVFFALFGSDLQLAFFDKSADTAFQIGFIVSLVLFLTEMIVTILVDENYKWSFFFWLDVIATASLCLDVPWIIDPIYAFLFDAKTHRSSHAGTTAARAGRAGRIGARTGRVTRILRINRMIRVVKMSDVFAYFQKDKRNEDDDADSNMGAPPSQESSPQRRPSKSPKIEASRLSKTLSDSNTRKVVVSILLILTVQPLLMPDEEDNTAAAGLPMLFYFGSSHTKQSCDQQGWDFPCSKLNIAGNKPEKGWLTAEGWEKLLWVYKQSYKGTYLSGESFERQLLSLEVPDLEGGGRVQPLNKISSTDGGWVSHPECVSCSFTHTLVIEPIEKMVQIIKQLARDPLKRPQVTDSDEVATSKKNKNESKLETSMLENTILKIGGLMQLGFGQAGAEIIAQNMSSEGGSLDLLIPGRKVYGVYGFADIVNFQDITECLSEEVMVFVNKIARIVHHCVNEWGGTTNKNIGDSFFVVWLVDDEEERDVADNKSLSRTSVLGIGKNAQTDTAVKKVKELCNRSLFSFLKILAEFGRASDLATYAKHPKIIPRFGAGYNVHINLGLHCGWAIQGVIGSKFKIDASYFSPHVNLAARLLGATRHFGVNILFSDEFQSNLCAQAQSRCRQVDCVVLKGTHCPIKIFTFDNIRHAFEGIQIVPPKLGKFHPPDDASETSENVDWMFMVDQDIAMMQRGITVEFQGMWRQALDNYLRGEWGKAEEFARKCLMVMPEDGPSLQLLNYLKSLDGVPPPDWQGYRNMQMK from the exons ATGTCAAATCGGGACTGTGTGCGGACAAACTTGAACAAGGAAAATGACGGCCCCGTACATTCAGAAACCGATGCGCTGATGACAGAAGGGAAACCGCAAGAGAGCTTGAGGGATCGCCTGGCTGGAATTCTCAAACACGAGAATCCCGTAGGCATGACGG TTCTGGTCATTTCCACTCTgaacgtcttcttcgccctcttcGGCAGCGACTTGCAACTGGCGTTCTTTGATAAATCAGCAGATACCGCATTCCAAATCGGCTTCATCGTTTCCCTCGTCCTTTTTCTCACAGAAATGATTGTCACAATTCTCGTAGACGAAAACTATAAGTggagtttctttttctggcTGGATGTTATCGCGactgcttctctttgtctcgacGTTCCGTGGATCATTGATCCAATATACGCGTTCCTCTTCGACGCTAAAACACATCGCAGCTCTCATGCAGGAACGACCGCAGCCAGGGCTGGCAGGGCCGGAAGAATAG GTGCGAGGACCGGCAGGGTAACACGGATCCTACGAATCAACAGAATGATCCGCGTTGTTAAAATGTCCGACGTCTTCGCGTACTTCCAAAAGGACAAACGAAATGAAGATGATGACGCGGACAGTAACATGGGTGCACCTCCATCACAG GAGTCAAGCCCACAAAGACGGCCGTCAAAAAGTCCGAAGATCGAGGCAAGCAGGCTCAGCAAAACGTTATCCGATTCGAATACGCGGAAGGTGGTTGTGAGCATCCTGCTAATTTTGACTGTTCAGCCACT GCTCATGcccgacgaggaagacaatACCGCAGCAGCAGGTCTTCCCATGCTCTTCTACTTCGGCAGTAGCCATACGAAACAGAGCTGCGACCAGCAAGGCTGGGACTTTCCATGTTCAAAATTGAACATCGCCGGCAACAAAC CTGAAAAAGGTTGGCTGACTGCAGAAGGCTGGGAGAAACTTCTCTGGGTTTACAAACAGAGTTACAAAGGAACGTACTTGAGCGGAGAGTCCTTTGAGCGACAGCTGCTCTCTTTGGAGGTACCGGACCTAGAAGGCGGAGGCAGAGTGCAGCCCTTGAACAAAATAAGTTCCACTGATG GTGGATGGGTTTCCCATCCGGAATGCGTCTCGTG ctCCTTCACCCATACACTAGTTATCGAGCCCATAGAAAAGATGGTCCAAATCATCAAACAGCTCGCACGAGATCCTCTAAAGCGGCCACAAGTCACTGACAGTGACGAAGTCGCCACCTCGAAGAAGAATAAGAATGAGAGCAAG CTTGAAACAAGCATGCTGGAAAACACCATCTTAAAAATAGGAGGCCTCATGCAG CTGGGATTTGGTCAAGCTGGAGCAGAGATCATTGCTCAGAACATGTCCTCTGAAGGGGGCAGCCTGGACCTGCTCATCCCGGGGAGGAAAGTCTACGGCGTCTATGGATTCGCGGATATCGTCAACTTCCAGGATATTACAGAGTGCCTCTCCGAGGAA GTCATGGTCTTCGTCAATAAAATTGCTCGGATCGTCCATCACTGTGTCAACGAATGGGGAGGAACAACGAACAAGAATATCGGTGACTCATTTTTTGTTGTTTGGCTCgtggacgacgaagaagaaagggacgTG GCTGATAACAAGTCCCTCTCCCGCACGTCGGTGTTAGGCATCGGCAAGAACGcgcagacagacacagcTGTAAAAAAGGTGAAGGAGTTATGCAATCGGTCGCTGTTTTCATTTTTAAAGATCCTTG CGGAATTCGGTCGTGCTTCGGACTTAGCGACGTACGCGAAGCATCCAAAAATAATCCCCCGCTTTGGCGCTGGGTACAATGTACACATAAATCTCGGTCTCCATTGTGGGTGGGCAATACAAG GAGTGATCGGTTCGAAGTTCAAAATCGACGCATCATATTTCTCCCCTCATGTGAATCTAGCAGCACGTCTACTGGGGGCCACCCGTCATTTCGGAGTGAATATCTTGTTCTCCGACGAGTTCCAGTCCAACCTCTGTGCGCAAGCCCAGTCTCGTTGCCGGCAGGTCGACTGTGTTGTCCTTAAAGGTACTCATTGTCCAATTAAAATATTCACGTTTGACAATATTAGACACG CTTTTGAGGGGATCCAAATTGTCCCGCCCAAGTTGGGAAAATTCCATCCACCTGATGATGCTTCAGAAACGAGCGAAAACGTCGACTGGATGTTCATGGTG GATCAAGATATTGCAATGATGCAGAGAGGAATAACGGTGGAGTTCCAAGGCATGTGGAGACAAGCCCTGGACAACTACTTGCGGGGCGAGTGGGGCAAAGCGGAAGAATTCGCTAGGAAATGTCTCATGGTAATGCCA
- a CDS encoding transporter, major facilitator family protein (encoded by transcript TGME49_230570~Predicted trans-membrane domain (TMHMM2.0):493-516:522-545:607-630:649-672:676-696:978-1001:1015-1038:1058-1081:1084-1107:1113-1136:1150-1170) → MPVFPSDNDAFRLHADDPYASEVHVVAGAVSSPFGSPRSEDSQMRRRRDGERLCVSSDEFAPLSDPGDEGGTYGDSHRRPSVSSPFPSLVVVATADYSGDSATSESRASPADALAVPEDSPYFFESPVTSNSYTASEALATSEALAAVACTPAVPATGCSSELGPQGRPAEAAFPGALHLPGPVDNQGRPVDPGVPSSGNRETSTQTDVPTRPAVTLLSSVGVSPCLYGRPCNGDVPEFPSGDLRAKSHAKAGRDPEAAEKAYAGGEELGSSVLFEEGSADFWTSDAGYARSFGRDRGLSRRANRAGGRPGNSETSAARSAATMAARLAFRVAARVATVAETLHGHWRRLRAGPGGFTEVEGGYDEDQEEFNAESEETPGSLRRMTQHADSREADAADEGRGHREGRFFWIEGQENGRAGHRKPSADVNKYEKWKCIGVEQTSAGVHPRENQRLCSLVFALIFLLEVFVNFDCGAVPASLSEIALHFRLSTTWQGLVGALPYVGLTLASPFVGRLLTVYRPRSVIISTMALNVVAMLLLIVTYAFPGTYHEFPEPVARPSPDEEASSTTTVQLSAGSSSDEAHSSGYLFPSFPSLPAFGLDDLTPSAWLLLTSRFFVGITQAAFVIYAPVWVDEFAPPQYAALWMGIVQGAAVVGVTVGYLATAFLCIYLLLDWRWAFLLQAVVCAALVAALAELPSEAIDASSKMDESGSEALQEASSEAEDTEVGHCDARPQQRIADARRFREASRSARTLAFKRGGARGGVSENLGGHMGKDDRSTRPAQGLAFDPRLAEAGQTDERGESANAELDWMHDSADETALHADAGSGEGGAHEREDALPTLTLHSFSQYDKTRGIYTQGGCEGTQETGRRGKGGDSRGQDGEVHRELNLQESRPITYVSPKGRFPADSSHKRSLPRRELRVLMIEEQEEGSADDEREVHDSRTSRGGHGWRERRAERKRRDEKTLSACAMMKQLAKNPLYILPVFTLSALLFVVTGVQFWGTVHLTSNLQLTPSVAMLTFAAVAASAPTAGVIGGGIMVDRLGGYKTLDAKLKTLQACLAAAAAAVVCGFVGAVTTDALTFVLSLWFLLCFGGALLPPLTGLQIAAVETPLRTFASGLSMFTYNICGYALGTFLPGAVMDFVKGDTVGMRLILFWSLFGLVGVFMTAMSARRMRDELAATNDSRTPSNQEASSRIPALVLSQ, encoded by the exons ATGCCAGTATTTCCTTCGGACAACGATGCGTTTCGGCTGCACGCAGACGATCCGTACGCCAGTGAGGTCCATGTCGTGGCGGGTGCGGTTTCCTCGCCGTTCGGCTCCCCTCGAAGTGAGGACTCTCAAATGCGTCGGCGCCGAGACGGGGAGCGCTTGTGCGTCTCCTCCGATGAgtttgctcctctctccgatCCGGGTGACGAAGGCGGCACCTACGGGGACTCTCACCGGCGGCCGTCGGTGTCATCGCCGTTCCCGAGTTTAGTTGTCGTAGCTACTGCAGATTACTCTGGTGATAGCGCGACGAGTGAGAGCAGAGCGTCGCCTGCGGATGCGCTGGCAGTGCCCGAAGACTCACCGTATTTCTTCGAATCGCCCGTGACATCAAATTCCTACACTGCCTCTGAAGCCCTCGCTACCTCTGAGGCTCTCGCCgccgttgcatgcacgcccGCGGTACCGGCGACGGGCTGCTCGAGCGAGCTGGGGCCTCAAGGCAGGCCCGCAGAGGCCGCTTTCCCCGGCGCGCTTCACCTACCGGGACCAGTTGACAATCAGGGTCGCCCTGTGGACCCAGGAGTCCCGTCTTCGGGGAACCGAGAGACGTCGACACAGACGGATGTCCCTACGCGTCCCGCCGTCACTTTGCTGTCTTCAGTGGGAGTCTCGCCGTGTCTGTACGGAAGGCCGTGCAACGGAGATGTTCCGGAGTTTCCGAGCGGAGATCTGCGTGCGAAGTCGCACGCGAAGGCTGGGCGGGACCCAGAAGCTGCCGAGAAAGCCTACGCTGGCGGCGAGGAGCTTGGGTCATCAGTCTTGTTCGAGGAGGGGTCTGCTGACTTTTGGACAAGCGACGCGGGGTATGCACGCTCTTTCGGTCGAGATCGAGGACTGTCACGCAGAGCCAACAGAGCGGGTGGAAGACCGGGAAATAGTGAAACGTCGGCCGCTCGATCTGCAGCCACGATGGCCGCCCGCTTGGCCTTCCGCGTGGCAGCTCGCGTCGCCACAGTTGCCGAGACACTCCACGGCCACTGGCGCAGGCTGCGAGCGGGGCCAGGCGGATTCACCGAGGTGGAGGGCGGCTACGACGAAGATCAGGAGGAGTTCAACgccgaaagcgaagagacgccgGGCTCCCTGCGACGCATGACACAGCAcgcagacagcagagaagccgaCGCAGCAGACGAGGGCAGAGGACACCGGGAGGGGCGCTTCTTCTGGATAGAGGGACAGGAGAACGGGCGAGCGGGACACAGAAAACCCAGCGCCGACGTGAACAAATATGAAAAGTGGAAGTGCATCGGAGTGGAGCAAACGAGT GCGGGTGTCCATCCCCGTGAGAATCAGCGACTTTGCTCTCTGGTCTTCGCACTCATCTTCCTTCTGGAAGTCTTCGTGAATTTCGACTGCGGCGCCGTTCCGGCTTCTTTGTCAGAGATCGCTCTCCACTTTCGTTTGTCCACAACGTGGCAGG GCTTGGTGGGAGCGTTGCCGTACGTCGGCTTGACGCTGGCGTCTCCGTTTGTGGGCCGACTCCTTACAGTGTACCGTCCTCGGTCGGTGATTATCTCGACGATGGCGCTGAACGTCGTGGCGATGTTGCTGCTGATTGTGACCTACGCCTTTCCTGGGACCTATCACGAATTCCCCGAGCCAGTTGCCCGGCCGTCTCCAGATGAAGAGGCGTCTTCCACGACGACGGTCCAGCTGTCTGCAGGGTCGTCGAGTGACGAGGCACACAGCAGCGGCTActtgtttccttcgttcccGTCTCTGCCTGCATTCGGCCTAGATGACCTCACGCCCTCTGCCTGGCTTCTCCTCACcagtcgcttcttcgtcggcaTCACGCAGGCTGCCTTCGTCATCTACGCCCCCGTCTGGGTCGATGAATTTGCTCCGCCTCAGTACGCAGCTCTCTGGATGGGCATCGTCCAAGGCGCCGCCGTCGTTGGAGTGACA GTCGGCTACTTGGcgactgcgtttctctgcatctaCTTGCTGCTGGACTGGCGGTGGGCGTTCTTGCTCCAAGCGGTTGTCTGCGCTGCGTTGGTGGCGGCTCTCGCGGAGTTGCCTTCGGAGGCGATCGATGCCAGCTCCAAGATGGACGAATCGGGATCCGAGGCACTGCAAGAAGCGTCCTCTGAGGCGGAGGACACGGAAGTTGGTCACTGCGACGCGCGACCCCAACAGAGAATCGCAGACGCTCGCCGCTTCCGCGAAGCCTCGAGGTCTGCTCGGACTCTGGCGTTCAAACGCGGCGGCGCCCGCGGCGGTGTCTCTGAGAACCTGGGGGGGCACATGGGGAAGGATGACCGCTCCACGAGACCGGCGCAGGGTCTAGCGTTTGACCCGCGCTTAGCCGAGGCAGGACAAACTGACGAGCGGGGTGAATCCGCGAACGCGGAGCTAGACTGGATGCACGACAGTGCCGATGAGACggctttgcatgcagacgcgggATCCGGGGAGGGGGGTGCTCACGAACGGGAAGACGCACTGCCCACGTTGACTTTGCACTCTTTTTCGCAGTATGACAAGACGCGGGGTATCTACACACAGGGAGGCTGCGAGGGTACGCAGGAGACTGGCAGGCGAGggaaaggtggagacagcCGCGGCCAAGACGGCGAGGTGCACAGAGAACTCAATTTGCAGGAGAGTCGGCCTATCACGTACGTATCTCCGAAGGGGAGGTTTCCAGCAGACTCGTCACACAAGAGAAGCCTGCCTAGACGGGAGCTGAGAGTCTTAATGATTgaggaacaggaggaagGCTCTGcggacgacgagagagaggttcACGATTCGCGCACCTCTCGCGGTGGACACGGGTGGAGGGAGCGACGGGCAGAAcggaagcgacgagacgaaaagacTCTCTCGGCTTGCGCCATGATGAAGCAGCTGGCAAA GAACCCGCTGTACATCTTGCCGGTTTTCACGTTGTCGGCGCTGCTCTTTGTGGTCACTGGAGTCCAGTTCTGGGGAACTGTTCACCTTACATCGAACTTGCAGCTCACGCCCTCGGTGGCGATGCTGACCTTCGCTGCAGTCGCCGCCAGCGCGCCGACAGCAGGCGTCATTGGAGGAGGCATCATGGTTGACAGGCTCGGGGGCTACAAGACTCTGGACGCGAAACTAAAGACGCTCCAGGCTTGCctcgcagcagctgcagcggcagTGGTTTGCG GTTTTGTTGGAGCGGTGACGACGGACGCTCTGACcttcgtcctttctctctggttTCTCCTGTGCTTCGGAGGCGCGCTGCTCCCGCCTCTAACTGGCTTGCAAATCGCTGCTGTAGAGACACCACTCCGGACCTTCGCTAGCGGCTTGTCCATGTTCACGTACAACATCTGCGGCTACGCTCTTG GCACGTTTCTTCCCGGCGCCGTGATGGACTTCGTTAAAGGTGATACCGTCGGCATGAGA CTTATTCTCTTTTGGTCTCTCTTCGGTCTGGTCGGGGTATTCATGACGGCAATGTCGGCGCGGCGAATGCGTGATGAGCTTGCGGCCACGAATGATTCGCGCACCCCTTCAAATCAGGAGGCATCTTCTCGCATTCCCGCTCTTGTTCTCAGTCAATGA
- a CDS encoding hypothetical protein (encoded by transcript TGME49_230580) — protein MPLWTRGSESTGTMATSEARIGAAAGSVGNADFEIQSGSERACLERCDTRFHVPLGKALPLLRFLLEHYRGNSTVFLEAEKKVPLTYSRIREVNGAAAAEALFGTKDLLEKSNLTNETEPQETKSNGGDQDCCGQNCSAGAMEAAFCRREDCWCRTLLSLRGSLAIPVNPCSSGSLEAIEEEARKVAAVLRTGSQDHLSLTEGLLTRAILDCQVNVEAGHLDVWPGSKLTDPADELLAREHQAHVKRRFVESVRDMSEEAKRQAVSDAAENAKTNTEDWSSKTVEDTQENSTGVFRPENADVREAEERTCMHFTFRDRKDTLHFREAVAAALGASFWDSDKKEEKEEEVTNGRQRSLETGDTKLAEPLLEQLLFVLWGPADSTFTEEVLACRPSVWRSRLAVCSECSGVKSTCCQRYACKQSCCECCLRVGKEDPSRGHSAAQQTREHSLSDVEERKPEGCGIPAGEKDEELNFVEFFDCTCSRFRSCVIPIADRDVAEYLDEDSLLLPEGAKGGRDSDAESGKKNERLVNYTFAPPATDESDSDDSWNYDPSSSSDEEDSDPDPPQPGSTTVQLPPSAPRRRLTSESETEGRTGVSSTEAENAPSSAAGDSRPTGTSGAVARARKSLHASDSVRHFSKRIERAISLLGDSCVPFVNSVCPTDARWMVSGATFTNRTSAFGSTTASVSTSSSTMAFCCSHAWEVLLLLKSSQHVSDALARPLHGCVDLLVEPATFSNIGDLCTAEPPEGKTGCLRDARAGARHDVSESQSFAGAGGVGNVQKKKEGNETRETLQGRPFQAFSAHAVREFSRVHVALPLWAEGAEPGDSTDPSNLTPVEGCAGSEGEKTSVSRAFKISNEKDEAEEQSIVYPHVAFGAASEWRERVRVLDELSLVETKRLEEGMEFRCFINGGQLLGISQRYLQDYFPFLVNKPQLQVQVKRSIAAFVARAVLGAEANSGKNPVQKKPFLRRFVVDVYVQRKQKREAKSASEELPGRFKCWLLNVLPWGQKTESLLFSWEELRILAYTSRVSGTFLEAQSDISNTCAEAELQTFSGGGSGNLELRIIEDPDEADASLRDGTLQLPKELQDIARVAGARGIERGAPSLDDLLYDLQAAHADALRSQKKHGAKEGK, from the exons ATGCCATTGTGGACGCGTGGATCCGAGTCCACTGGAACGATGGCTACCTCTGAGGCGCGAATAGGTGCCGCGGCTGGTTCCGTAGGGAATGCGGATTTCGAAATTCAAAGCGGATCCGAAAGGGCATGTCTCGAGAGATGTGACACGCGTTTCCACGTTCCCCTTGGCAAAGCTCTGCCGTTATTGAGGTTTCTTCTGGAGCACTATCGCGGGAATTCAACCGTTTTTTTAGAGGCCGAAAAAAAGGTCCCGCTCACTTACTCGCGCATCCGAGAGGTTAACGGAGCCGCGGCGGCGGAAGCGCTTTTCGGGACAAAGGACCTCCTTGAGAAATCGAACTTGACAAATGAGACAGAACCTCAGGAGACCAAAAGCAACGGGGGAGACCAGGACTGCTGCGGACAGAACTGTTCCGCCGGTGCCATGGAGGCGGCGTTTTGTCGCCGCGAGGACTGCTGGTGCAGAACCTTGCTTTCCTTAAGGGGAAGCCTCGCGATTCCGGTGAATCCATGCAGTTCTGGGAGTCTCGAGGCaatcgaggaagaggcacgaAAAGTGGCGGCCGTTCTGCGGACAGGTTCCCAAGATCACTTAAGCCTCACAGAGGGCTTGCTCACTCGGGCCATACTCgact GCCAAGTGAACGTAGAGGCTGGGCACCTGGACGTCTGGCCCGGTTCGAAACTCACAGATCCAGCAGATGAACTTCTTGCGCGTGAGCACCAGGCGCATGTGAAGCGCAGATTTGTGGAGAGCGTTCGCGACATGTCCGAAGAGGCAAAGCGGCAGGCTGTCTCAGATGCCGCAGAGAATGCAAAAACCAATACCGAGGATTGGTCCAGCAAGACAGTGGAAGACACTCAAGAGAACTCGACGGGCGTTTTTCGCCCTGAGAACGCGGACgtgagagaagcggaagaacgaacatgcatgcacttcaCCTTCAGGGACCGCAAGGACACCCTGCACTTCCGAGAAGCCGTGGCGGCAGCGCTGGGGGCTAGCTTTTGGGACAGTgacaaaaaagaggaaaaggaggaggaagtgACAAATGGACGTCAACGGAGTTTGGAGACCGGCGACACAAAACTGGCGGAGCCGCTTTTagagcagcttctcttcgttctttggGGACCAGCAG ATTCGACGTTCACGGAAGAAGTTCTTGCCTGTCGGCCCTCGGTGTGGCGCTCGCGCCTGGCAGTGTGCTCAGAATGCTCGGGGGTGAAAAGCACCTGCTGTCAGCGGTATGCATGCAAGCAAAGCTGCTGCGAATGCTGTCTCCGAGTCGGAAAAGAAGACCCGTCCCGCGGCCACAGTGCGGCGCAACAGACGCGTGAACACAGTCTCTCTGATGTCGAAGAACGGAAGCCAGAGGGGTGTGGGATCCccgcgggagagaaagacgaggagctGAACTTCGTGGAGTTCTTCGACTGTACCTGTAGCAGATTTCGCAGCTGTGTGATCCCGATAGCTGACCGCGATGTCGCAGAATACCTCGATGAAGATtcgttgcttcttcctgaGGGTGCAAAAGGCGGACGAGACTCAGACGCCGAGAgtgggaagaagaacgaaaggcTCGTCAACTACACTTTT GCACCGCCGGCTACcgacgagagcgacagcgacgaTTCATGGAACTATGACCCATCTTCGTCGTCCGATGAAGAAGACTCAGATCCTGATCCGCCTCAGCCGGGCTCTACTACTGTGCAGCTGCCGCCCTCTGCCCCTCGACGCAGACTTACATCAGAGTCGGAGACCGAGGGCAGAACTGGCGTCTCGTCAaccgaagcagagaacgctccttcttccgcaGCTGGCGACAGTCGCCCCACGGGTACAAGCGGGGCAGTGGCACGCGCGAGaaagtctctgcatgcgagtgACTCCGTCCGACATTTCAGCAAGAGAATAGAGAGAGCGATCTCGCTGCTaggagacagctgcgtcCCGTTCGTGAACTCTGTCTGCCCCACAGACGCCCGGTGGATGGTCTCAGGGGCGACATTTACGAACCGGACGAGTGCATTTGGATCGACCACAGCCAGCGTCAGCACCAGCAGCAGCACGAtggctttctgctgctcGCATGCATGGGAagtccttctgcttctgaagAGCTCGCAGCACGTGAGCGATGCCCTCGCCAGGCCTCTCCATGGCTGCGTGGATCTGCTTGTCGAACCAGCTACCTTCTCGAATATAGGAGATCTATGTACCGCAGAACCTCCAGAGGGCAAGACAGGCTGTCTGCGGGACGCAAGAGCAGGTGCTAGACACGACGTCTCTGAGTCGCAGTCTTTCGCAGGAGCTGGCGGTGTCGGGAatgtgcagaagaagaaggagggaaatGAAACTCGGGAGACGCTTCAGGGACGACCTTTTCAGGCATtttcagcgcatgcagtcagaGAGTTTTCCCGGGTTCACGTGGCGCTGCCGCTGTGGGCAGAGGGGGCGGAGCCAGGCGACTCAACAGACCCGTCAAACTTGACACCCGTGGAGGGATGTGcaggaagcgagggagaaaagaccTCAGTCTCTCGCGCGTTCAAGATTTCAAATGAGAAGGATGAGGCGGAAGAACAAAGCATTGTTTATCCGCATGTGGCATTTGGAGCCGCGTCGGAGTGGCGAGAGCGCGTGAGAGTTCTCGATGAGCTGTCGCTtgtggagacgaaacggcTAGAAGAGGGAATGGAGTTCAGGTGCTTCATCAATGGAGGGCAGCTTCTTGGCATCAGCCAGCGATACCTGCAAGACTACTTCCCTTTCTTGGTCAACAAGCCGCAGCTGCAGGTGCAAGTGAAGCGATCGATCGCCGCCTTCGTGGCGAGGGCGGTGCTCGGAGCTGAGGCAAATAGCGGAAAGAATCCCGTGCAAAAGAAACCTTTCCTTCGACGGTTTGTCGTCGATGTCTACGTTCAACGCaagcaaaaaagagaggcaaagagTGCCAGCGAAGAGCTCCCTGGTCGCTTCAAGTGCTG GTTGTTGAACGTGCTGCCTTGGGGGCAGAAAACGgagtctctccttttctcatGGGAGGAGCTGCGAATACTCGCGTACACTTCACGGGTTTCAGGAACTTTCCTGGAAGCTCAAAGCGACATTTCAAACACTTGTGCGGAAGCTGAGTTGCAAACGTTTTCTGGAGGTGGATCTGGCAATCTTGAGCTGCGAATCATCGAAGATCCAGACGAAGCAGATGCCTCACTTCGAGATGGGACACTTCAGCTGCCTAAG GAGCTGCAAGATATCGCGAGGGTTGCAGGAGCGCGAGGCATTGAGCGCGGAGCGCCTTCCCTTGACGACCTCCTCTACGACCTTCaggccgcgcatgcagatgctcTGCGCtcacagaagaaacacggAGCCAAAGAAGGGAAATAG